A genomic segment from Echeneis naucrates chromosome 20, fEcheNa1.1, whole genome shotgun sequence encodes:
- the xylb gene encoding xylulose kinase isoform X4 — MAVCTGDVERLRLWTSWTRTRTYTIFCRTVSLWLTVLCGWTPAAAVSVRLCRRRWAELGCWLRSVAPERTRSRTCQIKLFHHPSRFTGNQIAKLQQSFPDQYQDTERISLVSSFAASLFLGGYAAIDYSDGSGMNLLDIRTRTWSKVLLEATAPHLEQLLGAPVPSTSVLGLVSSYFVQRYGFSESCRVVAFTGDNPASLAGMKLQEGNITVSLGTSDTVFLWLQQPRPALEGHVFCNPIDPEDYMALLCFKNGSLTRERVRDKCAGGSWEVFSAALRDTPLGNKGNIGFYFDTMEITPPVMGVHRFDSDDTEVSWFSPEVEVRAVVEGQFLSRRVHAERLGYSVVPGTRVLATGGASSNREILQVLSDTFNAPVYTIDLSDSACLGSAYRALHGSVAEFGVSFSDMLKKAPEPQLVANPHPAAQEVYDPMVKRYSRLEDTVLQKSRTQTTP; from the exons ATGGCAGTGTGTACTGGAGACGTGGAGCGTCTGCGACTCTGGACCAGCTGGACCCGAACCAGAACTTACACAATCTTCTGCAG GACAGTTTCTCTGTGGCTGACAGTCCTGTGTGGATGGACTCCAGCAGCAGCCGTCAGTGTGCGGCTCTGCAGGCGGCGGTGGGCGGAGCTCGGCTGTTGGCTGAGATCAGTGGCTCCAGAGCGTACGAGGTCCAGAACATGTCAGATAAAGTTATTTCATCATCCATCA CGCTTCACAGGAAACCAGATCGCCAAACTGCAACAGAGCTTCCCAGACCAGTACCAGGACACTGAG agGATCTCATTGGTCAGCAGTTTCGCAGCATCTCTCTTCCTCGGTGGTTACGCCGCCATCGACTACAGTGACG GTTCAGGGATGAATCTGCTGGACATCAGAACCAGGACCTGGTCTAAGGTCCTCCTGGAGGCCACGGCTCCACATCTGgaacagctgctgggagctCCTGTACCCTCCACATCTGTACTG GGACTCGTGTCCTCCTACTTTGTGCAGCGGTATGGTTTCTCCGAGAGCTGCAGGGTAGTGGCCTTCACAGGAGACAACCCAG CGTCGCTGGCGGGAATGAAACTCCAGGAGGGAAACATCACT gtgagtttAGGGACCAGTGATACGGTGTTTTTGTGGCTTCAGCAGCCTCGTCCTGCTCTGGAGGGTCACGTCTTCTGTAACCCCATTGACCCTGAAGACTACATGGCTCTACTGTG CTTTAAGAATGGATCTCTGACGAGGGAGCGAGTCAGGGACAAGTGTGCTGGAGGATCATGGGaagttttttctgctgctttaagGGACACGCCGCTtggaaacaaaggaaacatcg gcttttattttgacacaatgGAGATCACCCCTCCAGTGATGGGAGTTCATCGCTTTGACTCAGATGACACTGAG GTGTCCTGGTTCAGTCCTGAGGTGGAGGTCCGAGCTGTGGTGGAGGGTCAGTTTCTGTCCCGTAGAGTCCACGCTGAGCGCCTGGGTTACTCCGTTG TTCCAGGGACTAGAGTGCTGGCGACAGGAGGAGCCTCATCCAATAGAGAGATTCTCCAG GTCCTGTCTGACACGTTCAATGCTCCAGTTTACACCATCGACCTATCAGACTCCGCCTGCCTAGGCTCCGCCTACAGGGCTCTGCATG GTTCAGTTGCAGAATTTGGAGTTTCAttctctgacatgttgaaaaaaGCACCAGAACCACAACTGGTGGCCAATCCGCATCCTGCAGCACAGGAG GTCTACGACCCGATGGTGAAGAGATACAGTCGACTGGAGGACACGGTCCTGCAGAAGAGCCGCACCCAAACCACACCGTAA
- the xylb gene encoding xylulose kinase isoform X3, protein MAVGQNSPLFLGFDFSTQQLKVVTIDEDLNLVHQDRVHFDSELPEFRTNGGVHLHADRLTVTSPVLMWVKALDLLLDKMKRAEFNFSQVSALSGSGQQHGSVYWRRGASATLDQLDPNQNLHNLLQDSFSVADSPVWMDSSSSRQCAALQAAVGGARLLAEISGSRAYERFTGNQIAKLQQSFPDQYQDTERISLVSSFAASLFLGGYAAIDYSDGSGMNLLDIRTRTWSKVLLEATAPHLEQLLGAPVPSTSVLGLVSSYFVQRYGFSESCRVVAFTGDNPASLAGMKLQEGNITVSLGTSDTVFLWLQQPRPALEGHVFCNPIDPEDYMALLCFKNGSLTRERVRDKCAGGSWEVFSAALRDTPLGNKGNIGFYFDTMEITPPVMGVHRFDSDDTEVSWFSPEVEVRAVVEGQFLSRRVHAERLGYSVVPGTRVLATGGASSNREILQVLSDTFNAPVYTIDLSDSACLGSAYRALHGSVAEFGVSFSDMLKKAPEPQLVANPHPAAQEVYDPMVKRYSRLEDTVLQKSRTQTTP, encoded by the exons aTGGCGGTCGGTCAGAACTCTCCTCTGTTCCTCGGCTTTGACTTCAGCACTCAGCAG CTGAAGGTGGTGACCATCGATGAAGATCTGAACCTGGTTCACCAGGACAGGGTGCACTTTGACTCGGAGCTACCTGAGTTCAG GACTAATGGAGGAGTTCACCTGCACGCTGACCGACTGACAGTCACCTCACCTGTACTGATGTGGGTCAag GCTCTCGACCTGCTACTGGACAAGATGAAGAGGGCGGAGTTCAACTTCTCCCAAGTCAGCGCGCTGTCGGGCAGCGGCCAG cAACATGGCAGTGTGTACTGGAGACGTGGAGCGTCTGCGACTCTGGACCAGCTGGACCCGAACCAGAACTTACACAATCTTCTGCAG GACAGTTTCTCTGTGGCTGACAGTCCTGTGTGGATGGACTCCAGCAGCAGCCGTCAGTGTGCGGCTCTGCAGGCGGCGGTGGGCGGAGCTCGGCTGTTGGCTGAGATCAGTGGCTCCAGAGCGTACGAG CGCTTCACAGGAAACCAGATCGCCAAACTGCAACAGAGCTTCCCAGACCAGTACCAGGACACTGAG agGATCTCATTGGTCAGCAGTTTCGCAGCATCTCTCTTCCTCGGTGGTTACGCCGCCATCGACTACAGTGACG GTTCAGGGATGAATCTGCTGGACATCAGAACCAGGACCTGGTCTAAGGTCCTCCTGGAGGCCACGGCTCCACATCTGgaacagctgctgggagctCCTGTACCCTCCACATCTGTACTG GGACTCGTGTCCTCCTACTTTGTGCAGCGGTATGGTTTCTCCGAGAGCTGCAGGGTAGTGGCCTTCACAGGAGACAACCCAG CGTCGCTGGCGGGAATGAAACTCCAGGAGGGAAACATCACT gtgagtttAGGGACCAGTGATACGGTGTTTTTGTGGCTTCAGCAGCCTCGTCCTGCTCTGGAGGGTCACGTCTTCTGTAACCCCATTGACCCTGAAGACTACATGGCTCTACTGTG CTTTAAGAATGGATCTCTGACGAGGGAGCGAGTCAGGGACAAGTGTGCTGGAGGATCATGGGaagttttttctgctgctttaagGGACACGCCGCTtggaaacaaaggaaacatcg gcttttattttgacacaatgGAGATCACCCCTCCAGTGATGGGAGTTCATCGCTTTGACTCAGATGACACTGAG GTGTCCTGGTTCAGTCCTGAGGTGGAGGTCCGAGCTGTGGTGGAGGGTCAGTTTCTGTCCCGTAGAGTCCACGCTGAGCGCCTGGGTTACTCCGTTG TTCCAGGGACTAGAGTGCTGGCGACAGGAGGAGCCTCATCCAATAGAGAGATTCTCCAG GTCCTGTCTGACACGTTCAATGCTCCAGTTTACACCATCGACCTATCAGACTCCGCCTGCCTAGGCTCCGCCTACAGGGCTCTGCATG GTTCAGTTGCAGAATTTGGAGTTTCAttctctgacatgttgaaaaaaGCACCAGAACCACAACTGGTGGCCAATCCGCATCCTGCAGCACAGGAG GTCTACGACCCGATGGTGAAGAGATACAGTCGACTGGAGGACACGGTCCTGCAGAAGAGCCGCACCCAAACCACACCGTAA
- the xylb gene encoding xylulose kinase isoform X2 — translation MTSVIYSWICISKQTALSNHRLKVVTIDEDLNLVHQDRVHFDSELPEFRTNGGVHLHADRLTVTSPVLMWVKALDLLLDKMKRAEFNFSQVSALSGSGQQHGSVYWRRGASATLDQLDPNQNLHNLLQDSFSVADSPVWMDSSSSRQCAALQAAVGGARLLAEISGSRAYERFTGNQIAKLQQSFPDQYQDTERISLVSSFAASLFLGGYAAIDYSDGSGMNLLDIRTRTWSKVLLEATAPHLEQLLGAPVPSTSVLGLVSSYFVQRYGFSESCRVVAFTGDNPASLAGMKLQEGNITVSLGTSDTVFLWLQQPRPALEGHVFCNPIDPEDYMALLFKNGSLTRERVRDKCAGGSWEVFSAALRDTPLGNKGNIGFYFDTMEITPPVMGVHRFDSDDTEVSWFSPEVEVRAVVEGQFLSRRVHAERLGYSVVPGTRVLATGGASSNREILQVLSDTFNAPVYTIDLSDSACLGSAYRALHGSVAEFGVSFSDMLKKAPEPQLVANPHPAAQEVYDPMVKRYSRLEDTVLQKSRTQTTP, via the exons ATGACGTCAGTCATCTACAGCTGGATTTGTATTTCTAAACAGACAGCTCTGTCCAATCACAGA CTGAAGGTGGTGACCATCGATGAAGATCTGAACCTGGTTCACCAGGACAGGGTGCACTTTGACTCGGAGCTACCTGAGTTCAG GACTAATGGAGGAGTTCACCTGCACGCTGACCGACTGACAGTCACCTCACCTGTACTGATGTGGGTCAag GCTCTCGACCTGCTACTGGACAAGATGAAGAGGGCGGAGTTCAACTTCTCCCAAGTCAGCGCGCTGTCGGGCAGCGGCCAG cAACATGGCAGTGTGTACTGGAGACGTGGAGCGTCTGCGACTCTGGACCAGCTGGACCCGAACCAGAACTTACACAATCTTCTGCAG GACAGTTTCTCTGTGGCTGACAGTCCTGTGTGGATGGACTCCAGCAGCAGCCGTCAGTGTGCGGCTCTGCAGGCGGCGGTGGGCGGAGCTCGGCTGTTGGCTGAGATCAGTGGCTCCAGAGCGTACGAG CGCTTCACAGGAAACCAGATCGCCAAACTGCAACAGAGCTTCCCAGACCAGTACCAGGACACTGAG agGATCTCATTGGTCAGCAGTTTCGCAGCATCTCTCTTCCTCGGTGGTTACGCCGCCATCGACTACAGTGACG GTTCAGGGATGAATCTGCTGGACATCAGAACCAGGACCTGGTCTAAGGTCCTCCTGGAGGCCACGGCTCCACATCTGgaacagctgctgggagctCCTGTACCCTCCACATCTGTACTG GGACTCGTGTCCTCCTACTTTGTGCAGCGGTATGGTTTCTCCGAGAGCTGCAGGGTAGTGGCCTTCACAGGAGACAACCCAG CGTCGCTGGCGGGAATGAAACTCCAGGAGGGAAACATCACT gtgagtttAGGGACCAGTGATACGGTGTTTTTGTGGCTTCAGCAGCCTCGTCCTGCTCTGGAGGGTCACGTCTTCTGTAACCCCATTGACCCTGAAGACTACATGGCTCTACT CTTTAAGAATGGATCTCTGACGAGGGAGCGAGTCAGGGACAAGTGTGCTGGAGGATCATGGGaagttttttctgctgctttaagGGACACGCCGCTtggaaacaaaggaaacatcg gcttttattttgacacaatgGAGATCACCCCTCCAGTGATGGGAGTTCATCGCTTTGACTCAGATGACACTGAG GTGTCCTGGTTCAGTCCTGAGGTGGAGGTCCGAGCTGTGGTGGAGGGTCAGTTTCTGTCCCGTAGAGTCCACGCTGAGCGCCTGGGTTACTCCGTTG TTCCAGGGACTAGAGTGCTGGCGACAGGAGGAGCCTCATCCAATAGAGAGATTCTCCAG GTCCTGTCTGACACGTTCAATGCTCCAGTTTACACCATCGACCTATCAGACTCCGCCTGCCTAGGCTCCGCCTACAGGGCTCTGCATG GTTCAGTTGCAGAATTTGGAGTTTCAttctctgacatgttgaaaaaaGCACCAGAACCACAACTGGTGGCCAATCCGCATCCTGCAGCACAGGAG GTCTACGACCCGATGGTGAAGAGATACAGTCGACTGGAGGACACGGTCCTGCAGAAGAGCCGCACCCAAACCACACCGTAA
- the xylb gene encoding xylulose kinase isoform X1, translated as MTSVIYSWICISKQTALSNHRLKVVTIDEDLNLVHQDRVHFDSELPEFRTNGGVHLHADRLTVTSPVLMWVKALDLLLDKMKRAEFNFSQVSALSGSGQQHGSVYWRRGASATLDQLDPNQNLHNLLQDSFSVADSPVWMDSSSSRQCAALQAAVGGARLLAEISGSRAYERFTGNQIAKLQQSFPDQYQDTERISLVSSFAASLFLGGYAAIDYSDGSGMNLLDIRTRTWSKVLLEATAPHLEQLLGAPVPSTSVLGLVSSYFVQRYGFSESCRVVAFTGDNPASLAGMKLQEGNITVSLGTSDTVFLWLQQPRPALEGHVFCNPIDPEDYMALLCFKNGSLTRERVRDKCAGGSWEVFSAALRDTPLGNKGNIGFYFDTMEITPPVMGVHRFDSDDTEVSWFSPEVEVRAVVEGQFLSRRVHAERLGYSVVPGTRVLATGGASSNREILQVLSDTFNAPVYTIDLSDSACLGSAYRALHGSVAEFGVSFSDMLKKAPEPQLVANPHPAAQEVYDPMVKRYSRLEDTVLQKSRTQTTP; from the exons ATGACGTCAGTCATCTACAGCTGGATTTGTATTTCTAAACAGACAGCTCTGTCCAATCACAGA CTGAAGGTGGTGACCATCGATGAAGATCTGAACCTGGTTCACCAGGACAGGGTGCACTTTGACTCGGAGCTACCTGAGTTCAG GACTAATGGAGGAGTTCACCTGCACGCTGACCGACTGACAGTCACCTCACCTGTACTGATGTGGGTCAag GCTCTCGACCTGCTACTGGACAAGATGAAGAGGGCGGAGTTCAACTTCTCCCAAGTCAGCGCGCTGTCGGGCAGCGGCCAG cAACATGGCAGTGTGTACTGGAGACGTGGAGCGTCTGCGACTCTGGACCAGCTGGACCCGAACCAGAACTTACACAATCTTCTGCAG GACAGTTTCTCTGTGGCTGACAGTCCTGTGTGGATGGACTCCAGCAGCAGCCGTCAGTGTGCGGCTCTGCAGGCGGCGGTGGGCGGAGCTCGGCTGTTGGCTGAGATCAGTGGCTCCAGAGCGTACGAG CGCTTCACAGGAAACCAGATCGCCAAACTGCAACAGAGCTTCCCAGACCAGTACCAGGACACTGAG agGATCTCATTGGTCAGCAGTTTCGCAGCATCTCTCTTCCTCGGTGGTTACGCCGCCATCGACTACAGTGACG GTTCAGGGATGAATCTGCTGGACATCAGAACCAGGACCTGGTCTAAGGTCCTCCTGGAGGCCACGGCTCCACATCTGgaacagctgctgggagctCCTGTACCCTCCACATCTGTACTG GGACTCGTGTCCTCCTACTTTGTGCAGCGGTATGGTTTCTCCGAGAGCTGCAGGGTAGTGGCCTTCACAGGAGACAACCCAG CGTCGCTGGCGGGAATGAAACTCCAGGAGGGAAACATCACT gtgagtttAGGGACCAGTGATACGGTGTTTTTGTGGCTTCAGCAGCCTCGTCCTGCTCTGGAGGGTCACGTCTTCTGTAACCCCATTGACCCTGAAGACTACATGGCTCTACTGTG CTTTAAGAATGGATCTCTGACGAGGGAGCGAGTCAGGGACAAGTGTGCTGGAGGATCATGGGaagttttttctgctgctttaagGGACACGCCGCTtggaaacaaaggaaacatcg gcttttattttgacacaatgGAGATCACCCCTCCAGTGATGGGAGTTCATCGCTTTGACTCAGATGACACTGAG GTGTCCTGGTTCAGTCCTGAGGTGGAGGTCCGAGCTGTGGTGGAGGGTCAGTTTCTGTCCCGTAGAGTCCACGCTGAGCGCCTGGGTTACTCCGTTG TTCCAGGGACTAGAGTGCTGGCGACAGGAGGAGCCTCATCCAATAGAGAGATTCTCCAG GTCCTGTCTGACACGTTCAATGCTCCAGTTTACACCATCGACCTATCAGACTCCGCCTGCCTAGGCTCCGCCTACAGGGCTCTGCATG GTTCAGTTGCAGAATTTGGAGTTTCAttctctgacatgttgaaaaaaGCACCAGAACCACAACTGGTGGCCAATCCGCATCCTGCAGCACAGGAG GTCTACGACCCGATGGTGAAGAGATACAGTCGACTGGAGGACACGGTCCTGCAGAAGAGCCGCACCCAAACCACACCGTAA